CCGTGGAAAGCTCATCCGCCAAAGAGTCAGAAACCGGGGCTTCACGGGCATCCTCCATCGGCCCGGCCAGACCTTCATCGGTTTCATCGGCAATATTGTCGGTATCAATTGACGCATTGCTTTCCGCATCTCCTGCAGATAAAGCAGCAGATATCTCCAGAAGTGCAAGTTCAAAACTACCTTCTTCTCTTCCGTACGTGACATGATTTCTTGTATGGACAGGTGGAGACAACATCTGTTCCAGAACCGGAATATTTACTTTCAATGATATCACCTCCTTTGCTCCGATTTCACGCCGATCAACCTAATAAACCCCGCCATCCCGGCGGCGTCTGCGTGCAAATGAATTCAAGGAAAGTTCATCGACAACCCTGTGCTCCCGTCTGTTCTCGAACTCCCGATACTCGGCCCGGGATCTGTCTTTCAGCATCTCCATGATCCGTCGGTCCTGCCAGCGTTTTTTCAGTTCCGCCCTCTGGATATCGACTGCTTCCGCTGACTTTTTTTTCTCCTCGGTTTTGCGCTTGATCTTCCCTCCCAGATGCTGGAGATACACATAAGTTCCAAATAAAGAAACGAGGTCGATCTCCTTTTCCGTCTGCTTCCTCCAGACATCATGAATCCCTTCCCGCTCGTCCTTCAAAACGGACAGTCGGCGGGCAATCTC
This region of Bacillota bacterium genomic DNA includes:
- the fliJ gene encoding flagellar export protein FliJ — translated: MAFKFGLEQILRYRHGLEDRSREELARKKASMEEIARRLSVLKDEREGIHDVWRKQTEKEIDLVSLFGTYVYLQHLGGKIKRKTEEKKKSAEAVDIQRAELKKRWQDRRIMEMLKDRSRAEYREFENRREHRVVDELSLNSFARRRRRDGGVY